The nucleotide sequence TGGGAAAGTGTTTCAACATTTAAAACTCTTGTAAAGTCTACAAAAACCTTGCCTCATTTTATCTCTAATCTCACAGGGATAACTCAAGAAGATCTTAACAAAGCGCAGGATAAAGAAGATGTCAAAAAAGCATTTAGCGATTTTATTGAGGATGCGGTATTGGTTGCCCATAATGCTTCATTTGATAAGGCTTTCCTTGAAAACTTTTTTGGAGAGCCCGTTAAAAATAGGGTAATAGATACATTGGAACTTGCTCGTTTGATGTTTCCTGAATTACAGTCTCACAGTCTTGAAAAGCTCGTTTCAACTTTTAAGATTAAAAGCGAAAAAGCCCATAGGGCCTTTAATGATGCTTTAATGCTCTATGAAGTGTTTAAAAAAATCATTGAAGAGAAGAAAAATTTTCCAAAAGACGACCTTGGTAAATTAAAAAGGATAATTGGGGATGCAAGAGAATTTGATTTTCTTTTTGCTGATGTTGATATAGATAGTTTAGATTTAATTGAATTAAAGAGGAACGAGCCTGTTCTTACTCTGCCTTTTAAAGAAGTTAATGCCAATCAAGAAAAAAAGACCCATTATATAGAAGGTGACATTGGTAAAATTTTATCCTTAATAGATAAATCCGGTTTTACTCTAATTGTCTTTTACTCTGAAGGGGTTAAAGAGCAGATCATTTCAAGTTTCCCAAAGTTAAAAATTTTTGATGCAACAGGTTTAGAAAATTTCATTTGTTTGCATAGATTTTTTAATTATTTACAGAATCCCAACAGGATTCCATTAGATCTTAGAATGGATTTTGCCATTCTTACTTCTTACTTAATAAAAACAAAAGACTTTCTTTTAAAAAACGCGCCAAATCATATTTTAAAGAACAGAGTATTGAAAAATATTTCTATATGTAATACAAAGAATTGTCAACTTAAAGATAAGTGCCCTCTAATGGAGAAGCTAGATCTAATAAAGGATAGTGATGTTGTTTTAACGAAAATGTCTACTTTTCTTTTTGTGTATAATCTCTTTTTAAGTCTTAAATTTGATTCAGTTATCTTTTTTGAAGCTTATCGCTTGCCAAAAGTATTCTACACTGAGAAAATGGTTTATTCCGAAAATGATATCAATATGATTGCTGAATTGGATGAAAATTTAAAAGGACATCTGTCGGCTCTTTTTGAAGACCCAAGGAATTCAACCAATTCTAATGTCTTAAAACTTTTCGAAGACGATTTTCTAAACACAAACATGCACGAAAAAGCATTTGATATTAGTTCGAAACAAAGATCAATTACAATAAGTGAAAAAGAACCAAAAAAGATTTTTTCTAATATAAAAAATAACTCCAATGTTTATTTTTTGAGCAATAGATTAACTTATAACGGTAAAAATATTTTAGAAGACTTCACTTCTCTTAAGGAAGAGTTGTTTACAAAAGATAACGGAACTTATAAGACTCTTGAAATAGTTCCAGTGTATATACACTCTCCCAATGTAGATGAGTTTTTTGAGGAGTTTCTTGATAGTTTTGAAAGTTTATCTCATATTAAACCTGCTCTTTTTGTATTTGAAAATAAAGTTCAGCTTAAAAACATGAAATTGGAGCTTGCAAAAAAATACAGTTGGATTGATGAAGCAATCAAAAACGAAAATAAGATTGCCACATTTGCTTCTTATGAATTTCCTAAAATTGGTGAATATAAAATAGTTTACCTATTTAAATTGCCGTTTAACGTTGCTAATTTAAGTGAAGATTATGCAATATTGTATGCGAAGAATTTTGTCCTTGATAACATAAATAAAAAAGAAAAAACTGTCTTAGTGTATTTTGATGGTAGGTTTAAAGATAAACGATTTTTATCAAAGGTTAATGACCTTTTTTTGAATGTACCCATTTTCATTGAGAAAAAAGCGAATCTATCAAACTTTGTTAGAAAATTCCTCGAATCTTAGTATTTGAATGAGCTTTTACCAATGAATTCTCTTAAAATTGAGGTAGGTGGAATTTCATCAGGAGTGTATGGAAGTACATGAGAAAGGAAATTCAAAAGTCTTAAGGCCTCTGCATATTCCTTTTCTGTGTATTCTACCGCTCTTAACGGGATTTCAGCAAAATTTTTTAACACTGCAAGTTCGTAAATTAAAGCAGAATTAAACATAACGTCAGCGTTTTCTTGATATGGAAAGATGTATTTTTCCTCGGAGGATACAACATCTTTCCATCTTCTTAAATTATCTTGAGGAGAGATTCCTCTAAAATGAGCATCTCTTACTATTCTTCTTATTAATCTTGTATCTCTTGTTGGAATTCTATTTATATTGTCAATATTCAATTGTGATAAGGCAGATACATAGATCTTAAACAGTGCGTTTCCTTGCACATTTTCTGTAAGCACTGGGTTTAAAGCATGTATGCCTTCTATTATTAAAATGCCGTTTTTTTCAAGTCTTATTGTTTTCCATTTTTCCCTTTTCCCGGTTATGAAGTTATATTTTGGTATTTCAGCACTTTCATCTTGTAGAAGTTTGTTAATATGTGTCTCTAGTAATTTAGAATCTGTTGCTTCAAGAGCATCAAAGTTCGGATTTCCATTTTCATCTAAAGGCGTTTTATCTCTGTCAATAAAGTAATTATCGGTTGAGATCACAAATGGTTTTAAGCCAAGCACTCGTAGATGTATTTCTAATTTTTTTGCAAACGTTGTTTTACCCGAAGAGCTTGGCCCAGCAATTAAAATTACTCTTGCATTCCTTGAAAGAATTGTTTCTGCAATATTTGAAATTTTTTTCTCGTGAAGTGCTTCTTGAATTTTTATAATGTTTGAAATTTTTCCGTTTATGATACTTTTGTTTAATTCTCCTACAGTTCTTACTTCAAGTAAATTTGCCCATTTTTTGCCTTCATTGAATGCTTCAAGCAGTTTTTGGTAGCTTTGTAATGTGCTTACACTATTTGGGTTTTTCCTGTCTGGAAGTAAAAATAGTATTCCTCCGTCTGCCTCTATGATTTCAAAAACCTTTAACATCCCAGTATAAGGCACAATTGGCCCTGCAAAATAAATGTATATTCCCTCAAGTTCATAGAGCGAAATAAGATCTTTTGCTAAGAACTCTATTGTTCTTATATCTTCAACTCGTTGTTCTTTTTCTAATTTTCTAATCGCAGTTTCTTTTGTAAGTTCAATTTTGTTAATGGGTTTATTTTCACTAACTAATCTGTAGATTTCCTCTTTTAGTTTTGGAAAAATGTTATCTATGGGATTTTCAATTTCTCCATACAGAGCATCACCAATTGAGTGCATGATATTTAATCTGCTTTTGGGTGAAATTCTTTTTATTGCAACTGTTGCAAGGAATGCAATACTTCTTTCAAATGTTCTTCTTCCCTCTCCTAATGTTACCGGAAGAAGTTCTATGCTTTTAATTTCTTCTACTTCATCAAGAAAACCCATTAACTGGTTATTAACAATTGCGCAGGTATAAGGATAGACTGGATGTTCTATTTCCATTAATTTTTTACCCATAGCAACTTTTATTATATCAGATAAACAAAAAATTTAACTATTTGTTATCATATCCTTAAGATCGGTAAACTCGCTTATTTTTTTAACTGCATCCATTGCCAACTTATTTGTTACGTGTGTATATTTCATTGTTGTATTAAGAGAACTGTGTCCTAAGAGTTCTCCTATAGTTATTGGGCTTATACCAGATTCGAGGGCAAGTGTTGCAAATGTGTGTCTTAGTTTGTGCGGTGTGATTTTTTTGGGTATATTTGCAAGTTTTGCATATTTTCTTACCATGAGTTGAATGGTAAGTGGAGAAAATTTTTTGTGCCTATTACTTTCAAATAGGTACTCTGTTTCATTTTTTTTCTTTTCCATGTACATAGAAAGAATTGCTGTCAATTCGTTAGATAAAGGCACCAATCTTTCTTTATCACCTTTACCTCTAATTTTTACATATCTTCCTTCAAGATTAACGTCTTCTACTTTTAAATTTACAAGTTCTCCAACTCTTACTCCTGTGTAAATAAGAAACGTAAGAATGGTAAAATCTCTTAAATGGTTTTTTGAAACGTCAAGAAGTCTTCTTACTTCATCTTTTGTTAAGAATACGGGGAGTGTTTTTGAAGTTTTCGGAGGATCAGAGACTTCAAAATCAATTTTGAGTTCTTTTTTTATAAATTTTGCAAAACTTTTTAGTATTAGTGTTTGAGTTGCCCTTGTGTTTTTAGTTATTTTTTTTCTTAAAAAATACTTTTGTATTGATTGTGCATCAGGTAGAGATGAACTTTTTAAAAAATCGTTAACTATATAAATGTAGTTTTTTACAGTAAGATTTGAATAACCTTTCATTAGAAGATAAATGGCAAATTGGCTTTTTATGTGTTCCTTATCTAAGTTTTCCATATTAAACATTATATTAGGAAGTTTAAAATAAGCAAAAATGTAACCGTTTGCGTTGTTAAAAAAATTATAGTTTTGTATAGATCTCTACTATTCAATTGTCTTGACTAAAATTTTTAACATGGTATAAATGATTAGAGATGAAAGAGTATATTGGGATTGATTTAGGTGGCACAAAAATCAAAGGAGTAAGGATAAACGAAAATTTTGAGATAGTTGAGAATGTTAATGTTGAGAAATATGATTCATCATCTGCAGAAAGTATTACCAACGTTTTAGAAGAAGTGATTAGAACACTTGATAAACCCGAAGTTTTGAGCATAGGTTTTGGAATTGCAGGTTTTATTGATGCCTACTTAGGAGTTATCCATGCGTCTCCCAATATCCCTGCATTAAAGGAAATTAATATTAAAAGTATTTTTGAGCATAAATTTGGTAAAGACGTTTTTGTTGATAATGATGCTAAGGCGGGGGCTCTTGCGGAGTTATTTGTGGGTTCAGCAAAAGACACGAAGGATTTTTTGTTTATCACTTTTGGGACAGGTATCGGTGCAGCAATTATTTCAAACGGAATGCTTGTTCGAGGGGCGAACAACTTAGCTGGCGAAATTGGTCATATAACTTTGGACCCAAACGGTCCTAAATGTGGCTGTGGAAAGTTAGGCTGTTTTGAAACTTTTGCTTCAGGACCTGCGATTAAAAGAATTTACATTGAGAATATTAAAAATTATGATAAACTTCCCCTTTTAGCATACTTTTCAAATGATTCCTCGAAGATTGATACACCTTTTATTTTTAAATTTAAAGACTTCGATATAAATGCTAAAAATACTTTAAAGTATGTAGCTGATAAAATAGGTTTGGGCTTATCAATTGTAGTTAATCTACTTAACCCAAAGAAAGTAATTATTGGTGGTGGCTTGGGAATGTCTTTAAAGGGGATTTTTAATGATGTTTTAGAGTCGTTCTATAGAAACACTTTGAAAATAGAAGCAGAATCCGTTGAATTTCTTTTTTCTGAACTTGAAAACGAGGGAGTTGCAATTGGAGCGGCTTTGCTTCCTTTTTCAAAATATTGAAGGAGGTAAGAATTATGAAAGAAACTTTAGATGTTATCCTTTTACTTGGTTTGCCTGCATCTGGAAAATCGGAGATTAGGAAATTTGTCAATAATCTTCCTAAACATTATTCTAAAAAAGATTTTCACCTTGGAGAAGACATACACATAGATGATTTTCCATACGTGTTTTTAATGAGACGTATTGATGAAGAACTTGAAAAACTTTCTCAAAAACGTATCTTTTATAAATCTAACGAAAGCCCGTTTACTGATGGTAGAGATTGGCTTACCCTTACACAACTAATCAACCTTGAATATTCTGATATTGTGAATAAAAACTTCCATAACCCTGAGAATCCATTTTTGACTCTCGCAAAAAGAATTGACGAATCTGCAGAGCTTTTTAATATAGATGAAAGGATTTTATCGTTAGAAGAAGGGCTATTAAAGGAATTATCTTTAAAACTCGATAAAGAATCAAGAGATATTCTTTTAAATATAAATGCTAACGCGAATAAAGACCTTAGTAAAGCAACGTTCATTATAGA is from Caldisericaceae bacterium and encodes:
- a CDS encoding 3'-5' exoribonuclease, whose translation is MKFVFFDLETTGLRVEEDEVIEIGAIKVINWESVSTFKTLVKSTKTLPHFISNLTGITQEDLNKAQDKEDVKKAFSDFIEDAVLVAHNASFDKAFLENFFGEPVKNRVIDTLELARLMFPELQSHSLEKLVSTFKIKSEKAHRAFNDALMLYEVFKKIIEEKKNFPKDDLGKLKRIIGDAREFDFLFADVDIDSLDLIELKRNEPVLTLPFKEVNANQEKKTHYIEGDIGKILSLIDKSGFTLIVFYSEGVKEQIISSFPKLKIFDATGLENFICLHRFFNYLQNPNRIPLDLRMDFAILTSYLIKTKDFLLKNAPNHILKNRVLKNISICNTKNCQLKDKCPLMEKLDLIKDSDVVLTKMSTFLFVYNLFLSLKFDSVIFFEAYRLPKVFYTEKMVYSENDINMIAELDENLKGHLSALFEDPRNSTNSNVLKLFEDDFLNTNMHEKAFDISSKQRSITISEKEPKKIFSNIKNNSNVYFLSNRLTYNGKNILEDFTSLKEELFTKDNGTYKTLEIVPVYIHSPNVDEFFEEFLDSFESLSHIKPALFVFENKVQLKNMKLELAKKYSWIDEAIKNENKIATFASYEFPKIGEYKIVYLFKLPFNVANLSEDYAILYAKNFVLDNINKKEKTVLVYFDGRFKDKRFLSKVNDLFLNVPIFIEKKANLSNFVRKFLES
- a CDS encoding tyrosine-type recombinase/integrase, whose amino-acid sequence is MENLDKEHIKSQFAIYLLMKGYSNLTVKNYIYIVNDFLKSSSLPDAQSIQKYFLRKKITKNTRATQTLILKSFAKFIKKELKIDFEVSDPPKTSKTLPVFLTKDEVRRLLDVSKNHLRDFTILTFLIYTGVRVGELVNLKVEDVNLEGRYVKIRGKGDKERLVPLSNELTAILSMYMEKKKNETEYLFESNRHKKFSPLTIQLMVRKYAKLANIPKKITPHKLRHTFATLALESGISPITIGELLGHSSLNTTMKYTHVTNKLAMDAVKKISEFTDLKDMITNS
- a CDS encoding ROK family protein; translated protein: MKEYIGIDLGGTKIKGVRINENFEIVENVNVEKYDSSSAESITNVLEEVIRTLDKPEVLSIGFGIAGFIDAYLGVIHASPNIPALKEINIKSIFEHKFGKDVFVDNDAKAGALAELFVGSAKDTKDFLFITFGTGIGAAIISNGMLVRGANNLAGEIGHITLDPNGPKCGCGKLGCFETFASGPAIKRIYIENIKNYDKLPLLAYFSNDSSKIDTPFIFKFKDFDINAKNTLKYVADKIGLGLSIVVNLLNPKKVIIGGGLGMSLKGIFNDVLESFYRNTLKIEAESVEFLFSELENEGVAIGAALLPFSKY